One stretch of Nitratiruptor tergarcus DSM 16512 DNA includes these proteins:
- a CDS encoding N-acetyltransferase, translating to MVTYKKPILTDIPAMQSLVAQYVKDGIILPRSDDEVATNIRSYIVASIEESIIGYVALHIHSMRLAEIRSLIVKEEFQGKGIGKELVTRALEEGKSLAVQEILALTYNREFFEKLGFHEIPKEQIPEQKIWQDCIKCKHFPICNEVAMLKRVN from the coding sequence TTGGTAACATACAAAAAACCGATTCTCACTGATATTCCAGCTATGCAAAGTCTGGTGGCACAATATGTTAAAGATGGTATAATCCTGCCAAGAAGTGATGACGAAGTGGCAACAAATATACGATCATATATTGTTGCTTCAATAGAGGAGAGCATAATCGGATATGTTGCACTTCATATTCATAGTATGCGTTTAGCCGAGATACGCAGCCTTATAGTTAAAGAGGAGTTTCAAGGAAAGGGAATAGGAAAAGAGCTTGTAACACGGGCTCTTGAAGAGGGCAAATCTTTAGCTGTCCAAGAGATATTAGCACTTACGTACAACAGGGAGTTTTTTGAAAAACTGGGATTTCATGAGATACCAAAAGAGCAAATACCAGAACAAAAAATCTGGCAAGATTGTATAAAATGCAAGCATTTTCCTATATGCAACGAAGTGGCGATGTTAAAAAGAGTCAATTAA
- the yihA gene encoding ribosome biogenesis GTP-binding protein YihA/YsxC translates to MIKVSKATFVTSAPTIKEAPPASMSEVAFLGRSNVGKSSLLNALTQRKNLAKSSATPGKTKLINFFDVVYKVDENIYPLRFVDLPGYGYAKTSKSLKNAWQKSLTEFLQKRESIRVFVHLIDARHPEMELDAQTRLFLQRIQRGDQKVIEVFTKADKLKQKERAKIKRLYPDALLISSMNKEGIEKLQEKILEHVFGNIQKTDSH, encoded by the coding sequence ATGATAAAAGTAAGCAAAGCAACATTTGTCACATCTGCACCTACTATAAAAGAAGCGCCACCAGCAAGTATGAGTGAGGTGGCCTTTTTAGGTCGCAGTAATGTAGGAAAAAGCTCACTACTCAATGCATTGACGCAAAGAAAAAATCTTGCAAAGAGCTCTGCAACACCAGGAAAAACAAAGCTCATAAATTTTTTTGATGTTGTTTACAAAGTTGATGAGAATATCTATCCTCTTCGTTTTGTAGATCTTCCAGGTTATGGGTATGCAAAAACGAGTAAATCTCTTAAAAACGCTTGGCAAAAGAGTCTAACAGAGTTTTTGCAAAAAAGAGAATCAATTAGAGTATTTGTACACCTTATAGACGCAAGACATCCAGAAATGGAGTTAGATGCGCAAACACGACTATTTTTACAACGTATTCAAAGAGGTGATCAAAAGGTAATAGAGGTTTTTACAAAAGCAGATAAACTCAAACAAAAAGAGAGAGCCAAAATAAAGCGACTCTATCCTGATGCCCTTTTGATTTCAAGCATGAACAAAGAGGGGATAGAAAAACTTCAAGAAAAGATACTCGAACATGTCTTTGGTAACATACAAAAAACCGATTCTCACTGA